Proteins encoded by one window of Torulaspora delbrueckii CBS 1146 chromosome 2, complete genome:
- the FAR8 gene encoding Far8p (similar to Saccharomyces cerevisiae FAR8 (YMR029C); ancestral locus Anc_2.583) encodes MNNQSHLQPHYTLPGVMHYLQSEFTKNERDRIAWELERAEMKARIAQLEGENKDLHHEVMQLSTGGSSTPENASDKSKLGSGDLTGLLKSKMAVQESVKEIIYLFKSPNVATQMNSLNGKRDPIHELQKLNLNQNLESSNEHSLPGAQIPEIDLQKTDPHFSDDSQSQDLGSDAATVVMGSDSEEGEPHEETRRRRSSSLFTSVKVAPVESMKGDVDHSEDLAKISSLFQNNETILATGITRLKALGSQVLSYSQNDKLKLWQVDPSLQVNKDSGRSFQGVDSALVDFYWLDSRRFLVFDDQSVKLYSVASETPVVSKAIPRDLEYKKSDLIEHDFTNNWFLFVFRKAIKLLEVSSTSPEKLSLGESSTINAEREVLSAKFGMTEKSLIVLYNDPFEIVIYSYQGKVLQRIDVSKQLASVSTGNTRPLLILNKKSSKLMIALGNRVLVYSFDQKKFVLNNLLDGSPISIIFKTVKDTAAFAFEDGNIDVKNLKDFGSVTKLSKGAEFDSQVNGRVKSVDSTTVNSTPVIVSGHNDGTITLQKLAELTDN; translated from the coding sequence ATGAATAATCAATCGCACTTGCAGCCGCATTACACCTTACCAGGTGTTATGCACTATTTGCAAAGTGAATTCACAAAGAATGAGCGTGATAGGATCGCTTGGGAATTGGAAAGAGCAGAAATGAAGGCTCGAATCGCTCAATTAGAAGGTGAGAATAAGGATCTTCATCATGAGGTTATGCAACTCAGTACTGGTGGCAGTTCGACACCGGAAAACGCGAGTGATAAGAGTAAATTAGGTAGTGGTGATCTTACAGGGTTGTTGAAATCGAAAATGGCCGTACAGGAGAGCGTCAAGGAGATAATATACTTATTTAAGAGCCCCAATGTTGCCACGCAGATGAACTCTTTAAACGGGAAGAGGGATCCTATCCATGAGTTGCAAAAGTTGAACTTAAATCAGAATCTGGAAAGTTCAAATGAGCACTCTTTACCGGGTGCTCAAATTCCTGAAATagatttgcaaaaaacGGATCCTCATTTTAGTGACGACTCTCAATCCCAGGATCTGGGTTCGGATGCGGCTACGGTGGTGATGGGATCTGATTCCGAAGAAGGCGAACCACATGAAGAAACTAGGCGCCgtcgttcttcttctctgtTCACATCGGTAAAGGTGGCACCAGTCGAGTCGATGAAAGGCGATGTGGATCATTCTGAAGATCTGGCAAAGATCTCCAGCCTTTTCCAAAATAATGAGACCATTCTTGCAACTGGTATTACAAGACTCAAGGCACTAGGAAGTCAAGTACTATCATATTCTCAAAATGATAAGCTTAAACTCTGGCAAGTTGATCCAAGTCTACAGGTTAATAAGGACTCGGGTAGATCATTTCAGGGAGTTGATTCTGCCTTGGTCGATTTCTACTGGCTGGATTCGAGGCGCTTCCTAGTCTTTGATGATCAAAGTGTTAAGCTATATTCAGTTGCTAGTGAGACACCTGTTGTCAGCAAAGCGATCCCTAGAGATCTGGAGTATAAGAAATCAGATCTAATTGAACACGATTTCACCAACAATTGGTTCCTATTCGTGTTCCGGAAGGCCATTAAGCTGCTAGAGGTTTCGAGTACATCGCCTGAGAAGCTTTCGCTGGGTGAAAGCTCTACCATAAATGCTGAGAGAGAAGTGCTTTCTGCAAAATTCGGAATGACAGAAAAATCTTTAATTGTTCTTTACAATGATCCGTTTGAAATTGTAATTTACAGTTATCAAGGTAAAGTTCTACAAAGGATTGATGTTAGCAAGCAGCTAGCATCTGTTTCAACAGGAAACACCAGACCACTGCTGATCCTGAACAAGAAAAGCTCTAAATTAATGATTGCGCTAGGCAATCGTGTATTAGTTTACTCctttgatcaaaagaagtttgtGCTCAACAACTTATTGGATGGCAGTCCGATTAGCATAATATTCAAGACTGTTAAAGATACAGCAGCTTTCGCATTCGAGGACGGTAACATAGACgtaaagaatttgaaagacTTCGGCTCAGTCACCAAATTGTCAAAGGGCGCTGAATTCGATTCGCAAGTTAATGGTAGAGTCAAGAGCGTTGATAGCACAACTGTGAACTCAACGCCCGTAATAGTGTCTGGTCATAATGATGGAACGATCACACTACAAAAGCTCGCAGAACTCACTGATAATTGA
- the OAR1 gene encoding 3-oxoacyl-[acyl-carrier-protein] reductase (NADPH) (similar to Saccharomyces cerevisiae OAR1 (YKL055C); ancestral locus Anc_2.585), with the protein MTQIVPVAVVTGASRGIGNAIVKKLASHGISCLAIASSPESIRSIALETLHKQQRHRALAIDLSNWPEWTQKETHYGIELQPNTSGNFSLFEMLQSWSTPDKRYCLDLLVNCAGVTQTTLSVSTPPATISRIMNVNFMSCVSLCNMAIRQMIRDRKYTTSTPQIINIGSVLGSSSLRIPGTSIYASSKAALNQYSQVLGQETDRLGINVQTINPGLVRTTNMVQDLDKRSQQQLEQLKGVENQTVDQIADIVWASYTNSM; encoded by the coding sequence ATGACACAAATTGTGCCGGTAGCAGTCGTGACAGGGGCATCAAGAGGCATCGGTAATGCCATTGTTAAAAAGCTTGCTAGTCATGGAATCAGTTGCCTAGCGATCGCATCATCACCGGAGAGTATAAGAAGTATCGCGCTAGAGACCTTGCACAAACAGCAGAGACACAGAGCTTTGGCTATAGATTTGAGTAATTGGCCCGAGTGGACTCAAAAAGAAACTCATTATGGTATTGAACTTCAACCGAATACATCGGGAAACTTTTCCCTGTTTGAAATGCTACAAAGTTGGTCTACACCGGATAAACGATACTGCTTGGATTTACTAGTGAACTGTGCTGGGGTCACTCAAACCACTCTGAGTGTCAGCACTCCTCCTGCCACTATCTCAAGGATTATGAATGTCAATTTTATGAGTTGCGTAAGTCTTTGCAACATGGCCATTAGGCAGATGATTCGAGATCGCAAATATACCACGTCAACACCccaaatcatcaacataGGTTCTGTTCTCGGTTCCAGCTCCTTAAGAATCCCTGGAACATCAATTTACGCAAGTTCGAAAGCCGCATTGAACCAGTATTCGCAAGTGTTGGGTCAGGAAACCGATCGGCTAGGAATCAACGTACAAACGATAAATCCGGGACTCGTTCGAACTACAAACATGGTCCAAGATCTCGACAAGCGCTCCCAACAGCAACTGGAACAGCTGAAAGGCGTCGAGAACCAAACAGTGGACCAGATAGCTGATATAGTCTGGGCAAGCTATACTAACAGTATGTGA
- the TOA2 gene encoding transcription initiation factor IIA subunit gamma (similar to Saccharomyces cerevisiae TOA2 (YKL058W); ancestral locus Anc_2.580) codes for MAVPGYYELYRRSTVGNSLVDALDTLISDGRIEASLAMRVLETFDRVVAETLRDNTQSKLTVKGNLDTYGFCDDVWTFIVKNCQVTVEGVPGGNSGDAQTTVSVDKLRIVACNSKKSE; via the coding sequence ATGGCTGTACCAGGGTATTATGAACTGTACCGTCGTAGCACGGTAGGAAACAGTTTAGTCGATGCGCTCGATACGCTTATTAGCGATGGAAGAATCGAGGCATCCCTCGCAATGCGTGTACTCGAAACGTTTGACAGAGTAGTGGCTGAGACTCTACGAGACAATACTCAATCTAAGTTGACAGTAAAGGGGAATTTGGACACATATGGGTTTTGTGACGATGTATGGACTTTTATTGTGAAGAATTGCCAAGTTACAGTAGAAGGAGTCCCAGGTGGCAACAGTGGTGATGCACAAACAACTGTTTCCGTTGATAAACTGAGGATAGTGGCATGtaattcaaagaagagtGAATAG
- the MPE1 gene encoding cleavage polyadenylation factor subunit MPE1 (similar to Saccharomyces cerevisiae MPE1 (YKL059C); ancestral locus Anc_2.579): MSSTIFYRFRSQKDSDRILFDGTGLTVFDLKREIIQENRLGDGTDFQIRIYNPDTNEEYEDDSQVIPRSSSVIVNRSPAIKQFSAHGLHKNSGAMGNATRYVTGKPRVYQRKQQSNGTASNSSAPVSGVTEEERIANMFANQENQWEQTQQEMSSATPVFHRAQNNSQLTDEGPPPPGYMCYRCGARDHWIKNCPTNNDPNFEGKRIRRTTGIPKKFLKSVEIDADNITAEEMAQRKIMVTDDGKFVVQVADQQSWEDYQRKQQNRLANGADAKWQKGFFKNLPADLTCPITGGLLKDPVKTSKCCNKDFSKVALEDALLESDFVCPECQSPDILLDSLVEDEEKSKQVKEFLKNNQTDGDSKRLMENENDVDGVKKIKIDSTSPVKPGNVPLPMPPFGMPFPMFPPPMPFMNVPQSQDKK, translated from the coding sequence ATGAGCAGTACTATCTTCTACCGGTTTAGATCACAGAAGGACAGTGATAGGATATTGTTCGATGGTACTGGGCTGACAGTGTTTGATTTAAAGAGAGAAATTATCCAAGAGAACCGGTTAGGCGATGGGACAGACTTCCAGATTAGAATATACAACCCTGATACGAACGAAGAATATGAGGATGATTCGCAAGTGATACCCAGGTCTAGCAGTGTGATAGTGAATCGATCGCCAGCAATAAAGCAGTTTTCCGCTCATGGACTTCATAAGAACAGCGGTGCGATGGGCAATGCCACTCGTTACGTTACAGGTAAACCCAGAGTATATCAAAGGAAGCAACAATCCAATGGCACAGCATCTAATTCCTCCGCTCCTGTAAGTGGGGTCACTGAAGAGGAACGTATTGCAAACATGTTTGCAAATCAGGAGAACCAGTGGGAACAAACACAACAGGAAATGTCTTCAGCAACTCCAGTGTTTCATAGAGCACAAAATAATTCACAACTCACAGATGAGGGTCCGCCTCCACCGGGTTATATGTGTTATAGGTGTGGTGCCAGAGACCACTGGATTAAGAATTGTCCGACCAATAATGATCCAAATTTCGAAGGAAAGAGAATAAGAAGAACTACTGGTATACCGAAGAAGTTTTTGAAAAGTGTAGAGATTGATGCCGATAATATTACAGCTGAAGAGATGGCACAGAGAAAGATTATGGTTACCGatgatggtaaatttgTTGTCCAGGTGGCAGACCAACAGTCATGGGAGGATTACCAACGGAAGCAACAGAATAGACTTGCCAACGGTGCAGATGCCAAATGGCAaaaaggtttcttcaaaaatctgCCTGCAGATTTGACTTGCCCTATAACCGGTGGCCTATTAAAGGACCCAGTGAAGACAAGTAAATGTTGCAATAAGgatttttccaaagtaGCATTGGAAGATGCTTTATTGGAAAGTGATTTTGTATGTCCCGAGTGTCAAAGCCCAGATATTCTACTAGATTCTCTTGTggaggatgaggaaaagaGTAAGCAAGTGAAAGAGTTTTTAAAGAATAATCAAACTGATGGTGATTCTAAGAGATTAATGGAAAACGAGAACGATGTGGATGGCGTGAAAAAGATAAAGATAGATTCGACTTCACCGGTCAAACCGGGGAATGTGCCACTACCGATGCCACCATTTGGAATGCCTTTCCCTATGTTCCCACCACCTATGCCTTTTATGAATGTTCCTCAAAGCCAGGACAAGAAATGA
- the NUP120 gene encoding Nup120p (similar to Saccharomyces cerevisiae NUP120 (YKL057C); ancestral locus Anc_2.582), whose product MLLLSKVDANLLQYSRETVSENAVNLYLNGENNSGQRTRPFDLHNSQYANTIELSNNEYVSYHLSRDHSVITVYTLGNTAFGKTINIHLPCSSMNKQYTLTVQEIDEKLTISVILQDGLYLVMELPLDTIFSGKTSVGHDWLKVLNPYDFSIRRPHLLYPVSEDFYIAFLNDGGLLGLRKTRDSDLEPILFNDNSYLQSLTQMFSRKNGSKSEKAISCLVFAKKFLVVLTQSCHLKVWDLTTLHLVLDNDLSRNNLTEISTINGHEDPGNYMTLLNNWLVIYLPFGNGLFHIGTLALDATGKPNFSKINEVSANLSSSSIWTLVDMTLLKPLELATDASYLNLVVLWKSGMISKVQILNLMDEDLQLYEWIEATNRSLNDIEAEQDLNVNGDAERGLQNLKTRYSNEIFERAQQILSENHILKPAGELDSMDYLANLETVLRDLKNKADEVSSLTIYMDEILVVNCLQKYNHSVYKINSTLENVYYDIYAEVNDDELKRYLKTLHCFSATLSKDVLQNVSNGFIDIANGSMSKSLSLKEKFTDVYRSYLSSNFEVSNLKLLFDELNTFDVIPLLNNLIENHLRSHTAHARDFVDSLTVDNFTTVTIMESLFQMIALQKHFVLQVLLAFAFLDFDDEMFVNQLESLLDLHFRQSLILGLYQIDKTLFISELFNHTTKFRSGIQLHSYSEWFSFLSYTLSKLWEGPINSNPYFISFFDSYVIQHGIAGDEKITKTKLLLQNIGWPFYLRNNQTQEFMLAMMFFACEKYDEAYEFFHLHNYPESIANSLPECLRELGDENYKSMWSPLVSSMAVAYRHSKFEYELALLFTQAHSTELAYKCIKKSIEYSMREVEIEEPQDYKERQLKLYLNLLFHFDMFSEALDVLRFNHNTLSEEIRTTYYKSALEGTNQQGSFLAMLLNLCHSNDGSKLYLPTSDYQIIDNILVSHLQDESWESYKQLYSFRMMNKHDRAAAELIYQYLTLIASSLESRKKCYLIIVNVLSTFDNEQDQWLLNGCNIITLSELKFELANI is encoded by the coding sequence ATGTTGCTCCTGTCGAAGGTTGACGCAAATTTGCTTCAGTACAGTAGGGAAACTGTATCAGAAAATGCGGTAAACTTGTATTTGAATGGTGAAAATAATTCTGGACAGAGAACTAGGCCATTTGACCTTCACAATAGTCAATATGCAAACACAATTGAACTGTCTAATAATGAATATGTTTCATATCACTTATCGAGGGATCATTCCGTAATCACTGTTTACACTCTGGGGAACACCGCTTTCGGCAAGACAATCAACATCCATCTTCCCTGTTCCTCAATGAATAAGCAATACACTCTTACTGTCCAAGAGAtagatgaaaaattgacGATCAGTGTTATTTTGCAGGATGGTCTATACCTGGTTATGGAACTCCCACTGGATACCATTTTTTCTGGCAAGACAAGTGTAGGTCATGATTGGCTTAAAGTACTTAACCCCTACGATTTCAGTATCAGACGGCCCCACCTACTCTATCCAGTATCAGAAGATTTTTATATTGCGTTCCTCAACGATGGAGGCTTGCTAGGTTTGAGAAAGACCAGAGATTCGGATCTGGAGCCaatcttgttcaatgaCAATTCATATCTACAAAGTCTCACGCAAATGTTTTCGAGGAAAAATGGCAGTAAAAGCGAGAAAGCTATTAGCTGTCTGGTGTTTGCGAAAAAATTCCTAGTTGTTTTAACTCAAAGTTGTCACCTCAAGGTATGGGACCTGACAACACTGCATCTGGTTCTTGATAATGATTTATCCAGGAACAATCTCACTGAAATCAGTACCATCAATGGACACGAAGATCCTGGGAATTATATGACTCTTTTGAACAACTGGCTTGTAATATATCTGCCATTCGGAAATGGTCTATTCCACATCGGAACATTAGCTCTAGACGCTACAGGAAAGCCaaacttttccaaaatcaaCGAAGTGTCTGCAAATttgtcatcatcgtcaatTTGGACTCTTGTGGATATGACACTTCTAAAACCTTTAGAACTAGCCACAGACGCCAGTTACCTGAATCTTGTTGTCCTATGGAAAAGCGGCATGATCAGTAAAGTACAAATTCTGAATCTTATGGACGAAGATCTGCAGCTTTATGAGTGGATCGAGGCAACTAACAGGTCATTGAATGATATTGAAGCGGAGCAGGATCTCAATGTAAACGGTGATGCTGAAAGAGGTTTACAGAATCTGAAGACTCGCTATAGTAACGAAATCTTCGAACGTGCACAGCAAATCCTAAGTGAAAACCATATACTTAAACCGGCAGGAGAGCTGGATTCCATGGACTATCTAGCAAATCTCGAAACAGTCCTAAGAgacttgaaaaataaagCGGATGAAGTTTCATCGTTGACAATATACATGGACGAAATCCTTGTGGTAAATTGTCTGCAGAAGTACAATCATTCTGTGTACAAGATAAATTCGACACTTGAGAACGTTTATTACGACATCTACGCCGAGGTTAATGATGACGAGCTCAAAAGGTACTTGAAAACACTGCATTGTTTTTCAGCCACCCTCTCGAAAGACGTCTTACAAAATGTCTCTAACGGCTTCATTGATATTGCTAACGGTAGTATGAGCAAATCATTATCTCTAAAAGAGAAGTTTACAGATGTTTACAGATCATATTTGAGCTCCAACTTTGAAGTATCCaacttgaaacttttgtTTGACGAGTTAAACACATTCGATGTCATTCCTCTGCTGAACAATCTTATCGAAAATCATTTGCGCAGTCACACAGCCCACGCAAGGGATTTTGTTGATTCATTAACAGTTGATAATTTCACAACAGTCACGATAATGGAAAGTCTATTCCAAATGATTGCCCTACAGAAACATTTCGTGTTACAGGTATTGTTGGCTTTCGCATTCTTAGACTTTGACGATGAAATGTTTGTTAACCAGCTAGAATCCCTGTTAGATTTGCACTTTAGGCAATCTTTGATACTGGGTTTGTACCAAATCGACAAAACCCTTTTTATTAGCGAGTTATTCAACCACACCACAAAGTTCAGATCGGGTATCCAACTGCACTCTTATTCTGAATGGTTCAGTTTTTTGAGCTACACACTTTCTAAGCTTTGGGAAGGACCTATTAACAGCAATCCCTACTTCATAAGTTTCTTTGACTCCTATGTGATCCAGCATGGCATTGCtggtgatgaaaaaatAACCAAAACCAAGTTGCTGCTTCAGAATATAGGATGGCCTTTCTATCTTCGCAATAATCAAACTCAGGAATTTATGTTAGCGATGATGTTTTTTGCATGCGAGAAGTACGACGAAGCTTATGAGTTCTTCCACCTGCATAATTATCCAGAGTCCATTGCAAACTCCTTACCAGAATGTCTGCGGGAGCTTGGGGATGAAAACTACAAAAGTATGTGGTCACCGcttgtctcttcaatggctgTCGCGTATAGGCACTCAAAATTCGAATATGAACTTGCACTGTTGTTCACTCAAGCGCATAGTACAGAGTTAGCATACAAGTGTATCAAAAAATCCATCGAATATTCAATGAGGgaagttgaaattgaagaaccaCAAGATTATAAGGAGAGACAATTGAAACTCTATCTCAATTTATTATTCCATTTTGACATGTTTTCAGAGGCTTTGGACGTCTTGCGGTTCAACCATAATACGCTTTCGGAGGAGATAAGAACTACCTATTATAAATCAGCGCTAGAAGGGACAAATCAACAAGGATCTTTTCTCGCAATGCTGCTAAACTTATGCCATTCAAATGATGGCTCTAAATTATACTTGCCCACGTCCGATTATCAGATCATCGACAATATATTAGTGTCGCATCTGCAAGATGAAAGTTGGGAAAGTTATAAACAATTATACAGTTTTCGCATGATGAATAAGCACGACAGGGCGGCTGCTGAATTGATTTACCAATACTTGACCCTTATCGCAAGTAGTTTGGAGtcgagaaaaaaatgcTACTTAATAATCGTTAATGTTTTGTCAACATTTGACAACGAGCAAGATCAATGGCTATTGAACGGTTGCAACATTATCACTTTGTCGGAACTCAAATTCGAACTAGCGAATATATAG
- the TMA19 gene encoding Tma19p (similar to Saccharomyces cerevisiae TMA19 (YKL056C); ancestral locus Anc_2.584), which produces MKIYKDIFSNDELLSDAYDLKEVDGVIYEADCAMVKVGGDNIDIGANPSAEDGGDDVEDGSEVVNNVVHSFRLQQTAFDKKSFLGYIKGYMKAVKAKLQESNPDAIPTFEKGAQAYVKKVIGSFKDWEFFTGESMDPDAMVIMLNYREDGVTPFVAIWKHGVDEEKI; this is translated from the coding sequence ATGAAGATTTACAAGGATATTTTCTCCAACGACGAATTGTTGTCCGATGCTTACgacttgaaagaagttgaCGGTGTCATCTACGAAGCCGACTGTGCTATGGTCAAGGTCGGTGGTGACAACATCGATATTGGTGCCAACCCATCTGCCGAAGATGGCGGTGACGATGTCGAAGATGGTTCCGAGGTTGTCAACAACGTGGTCCACTCTTTCCGTTTGCAACAAACTGCTTTCGACAAGAAGTCTTTCTTGGGTTACATCAAGGGTTACATGAAGGCTGTCAAGGCTAAATTGCAAGAGAGCAACCCAGATGCCATCCCAACTTTCGAAAAGGGTGCCCAGGCTTACGTTAAGAAGGTCATTGGTTCTTTCAAGGACTGGGAATTCTTCACTGGTGAATCCATGGACCCAGATGCCATGGTTATCATGTTGAACTACCGTGAAGACGGTGTTACTCCATTTGTTGCTATCTGGAAGCACGGTGttgatgaggaaaagatCTAA
- the TAP42 gene encoding Tap42p (similar to Saccharomyces cerevisiae TAP42 (YMR028W); ancestral locus Anc_2.581), with translation MSVSQEYDSILKIYADKIEHTALRQNSSEYQLLLTSTIEQLLKLKTTIYTQLALFSANESLDDISTSSLKFLSIDYYLACMCSKKQMTTSQMYDPMQKNRMKLKFLEKSLQLFMQFLISLQDFEILDSYLVKKIDKFESSFKPTLQELYIQPSRSDDLSGAQLKRQQKIEMYRQSKAINEKLSALESKYKDIEDVDGGDHDEILRELYLQKLQGLSYEAFNTIEQTLYEMELLENFTKNVPPPTEDRRQEDKQDSKDFTDRLETLNKPLLSKEGKVLRNFTLIDKRTELKGKVRGYGQYGPTMSVEEFLEKEWEEGRVLEGGGDSEPKQDEGDEDNYQLHDEKTYKARQWDDFKEANPKGSGNTMNRG, from the coding sequence ATGTCAGTAAGCCAGGAATATGACTCGATATTGAAGATATACGCAGATAAGATAGAGCATACTGCATTGAGACAAAACTCCTCAGAATATCAGTTGTTGTTAACGTCTACGATAGAGCAACTGCTGAAGTTGAAGACAACAATTTATACCCAGTTAGCGCTTTTCAGTGCCAATGAGTCTTTGGATGATATCTCCACGAGCTCATTGAAGTTTCTATCAATCGACTATTATCTCGCATGTATGTGCTCAAAGAAGCAGATGACCACTTCCCAGATGTATGATCCAATGCAAAAGAATAGAATGAAgctgaaattcttggagaaatcTCTGCAACTGTTCATGCAATTTCTAATTAGCTtacaagactttgaaatccttgaTTCTTACCTGGTAAAGaagattgataaatttgagAGCAGTTTTAAGCCAACTCTACAGGAACTTTACATCCAACCTAGTCGCAGTGACGATCTTTCAGGTGCTCAGCTCAAGAGGCAGCAGAAAATTGAAATGTATCGTCAAAGTAAAGCTATTAATGAGAAACTATCTGCACTTGAGTCGAAATATAAGGACATCGAAGACGTCGATGGAGGTGATCATGACGAAATACTTCGAGAGTTGTATTTGCAAAAGCTACAAGGCTTATCATATGAAGCGTTCAACACAATCGAACAAACACTTTACGAAATGGAACTTCTTGAGAATTTCACTAAGAATGTGCCACCACCAACTGAAGATAGACGTCAAGAGGATAAACaagattccaaagattttACTGATAGACTAGAGACTTTGAACAAACCTTTGCTTTCCAAAGAAGGCAAAGTTCTGAGGAATTTCACGTTAATAGATAAGAGAACTGAACTAAAGGGCAAAGTCCGAGGATATGGCCAATATGGCCCTACTATGtcagttgaagaattcttAGAGAAGGAATGGGAAGAAGGAAGAGTTCTGGAAGGAGGAGGTGACAGTGAACCAAAACAagatgaaggtgatgagGACAATTATCAATTGCATGATGAAAAGACTTACAAAGCTCGTCAATGGGACGATTTCAAGGAAGCAAATCCTAAAGGCAGTGGTAACACCATGAACAGAGGATGA